Proteins co-encoded in one Betaproteobacteria bacterium genomic window:
- a CDS encoding glutamyl-tRNA reductase has product MELITLGVNHKTAPISLREKIAFNADQLEPALRDLVQHNLVREAAIVSTCNRTEVYCATADSNQVSKWLASFHGIDSVQLAPYVYTYPSDRAVTHVFRVASGLESMVVGEPQILGQLKQAVRSAEHAGTLGAVLHKLFQRSFSVAKEVRSHTEIGTSSVSMAAAAVRIAERIFPSITQQSILFIGAGEMIELCAAHFCGRSPKRVVFANRTLDRAFQLAQRFSGEAIGLQEIPTTLASHDVVVSCTASVLPLIGKGLVESAVRARRHRPILIIDLAVPRDVEPEVGQLEDVFLCTVDDLGKIVKEGVDLRRAAVAQAEKIIGRGVDEFMRWLLARDSVPTIKAFRAQAESVRLHELEKAMKALTKGSHPELVLEALSIGLTNKFLHGPTHALNDVASEERDRLAGMLSRLYFTDRRQ; this is encoded by the coding sequence ATGGAACTGATCACCCTTGGCGTAAATCATAAGACTGCGCCGATTTCCTTGCGTGAAAAGATCGCTTTCAATGCGGACCAGCTTGAACCAGCACTGCGTGATCTAGTTCAACACAATCTGGTTCGCGAAGCGGCGATCGTCTCCACCTGCAATCGTACGGAAGTCTACTGCGCTACAGCCGATTCGAATCAAGTTTCAAAGTGGCTTGCGAGCTTCCACGGAATAGATTCCGTGCAGCTCGCTCCCTACGTTTACACGTACCCCTCGGACCGAGCTGTCACTCATGTGTTCCGAGTCGCAAGTGGTCTTGAATCCATGGTTGTGGGGGAACCGCAGATACTTGGCCAGTTGAAGCAAGCTGTTCGATCAGCAGAGCATGCCGGCACACTCGGCGCAGTGTTGCATAAACTTTTCCAGCGGTCGTTCTCCGTCGCTAAGGAAGTTCGCTCCCATACTGAGATTGGTACCAGCTCTGTGTCTATGGCCGCGGCCGCGGTCCGTATAGCAGAGCGTATTTTTCCATCGATAACGCAGCAATCCATACTGTTTATTGGCGCAGGGGAGATGATTGAACTATGCGCTGCGCACTTCTGTGGTAGATCGCCGAAGCGAGTGGTTTTTGCGAACAGAACGTTAGATCGTGCGTTTCAACTCGCGCAACGGTTCTCTGGAGAGGCAATCGGTCTTCAGGAAATTCCGACGACTCTAGCCAGTCATGATGTCGTGGTGAGTTGTACGGCGAGTGTCTTGCCGTTGATTGGCAAAGGATTGGTAGAGAGTGCAGTTAGGGCCAGACGCCATCGCCCTATTCTGATAATCGACCTTGCGGTGCCTAGAGACGTCGAACCTGAAGTCGGACAGCTTGAGGATGTTTTTCTTTGTACGGTCGACGACCTTGGCAAGATTGTCAAGGAAGGAGTGGATCTACGGCGCGCCGCGGTTGCGCAAGCAGAGAAGATTATTGGCAGAGGGGTGGATGAGTTCATGCGTTGGCTGTTGGCTCGGGATAGTGTTCCCACGATAAAGGCATTCCGAGCGCAAGCAGAAAGTGTTCGACTGCATGAATTAGAAAAGGCAATGAAGGCACTAACGAAGGGCTCCCATCCAGAGTTAGTTCTCGAAGCCTTGTCTATAGGTCTCACGAACAAGTTTCTCCACGGCCCAACTCATGCGCTGAACGATGTCGCGAGCGAGGAGAGAGATCGCTTAGCCGGCATGCTTTCCCGCCTCTATTTCACTGATCGCAGGCAATGA
- the prfA gene encoding peptide chain release factor 1: MKASIRSKLSQLSVRKEEIDRVLATGSATQDLDSYRRITKELAEIEPLVRLYELHCRASADLSTAREMASDPQLKDFAESEMHVVQEELAKIELELQQQLLPRDPNDERSVFLEIRAGAGGDESGLFAGDLLRMYCRFAERQGWNVELVSRTPSEAGGFKEVICKISGRGVYSKLKFESGGHRVQRIPETETQGRIHTSACTVAVLPELDDVSDTVITPAEIRIDTFRASGAGGQHINKTDSAVRVTHLPTGIVVECQDDRSQHKNKAQALAVLSARIKDRQLRERAEKTATERRLLIGSGDRSERIRTYNFPQGRVSDHRINLTLYKIGQIMDGELDELIAALGTEYQAEQLAALGEDQ; this comes from the coding sequence ATGAAGGCGAGTATTCGAAGCAAACTCTCTCAGCTATCCGTGAGAAAAGAGGAAATTGATCGCGTACTCGCAACGGGTTCGGCAACCCAAGACCTAGATAGCTATAGACGAATCACAAAGGAACTGGCCGAGATCGAACCTTTGGTAAGACTGTATGAATTGCATTGCCGCGCCAGCGCTGATCTGTCAACGGCTAGGGAAATGGCGTCTGATCCTCAGTTGAAGGATTTCGCTGAGAGCGAAATGCATGTGGTGCAAGAGGAACTAGCGAAGATTGAACTAGAGTTACAGCAACAGTTACTTCCAAGAGATCCCAACGATGAACGTAGCGTCTTTCTCGAGATTAGAGCCGGGGCCGGTGGCGATGAATCGGGGCTGTTCGCGGGTGACTTGCTTCGAATGTACTGTAGGTTCGCGGAGCGCCAGGGTTGGAACGTTGAATTAGTGTCTCGTACGCCAAGTGAAGCCGGTGGATTCAAGGAGGTTATCTGCAAGATCAGCGGTCGGGGGGTTTACTCGAAGTTGAAGTTTGAATCGGGTGGTCATCGGGTACAACGCATTCCCGAAACGGAGACCCAAGGGAGAATTCATACCTCCGCATGTACCGTTGCAGTGCTTCCGGAGTTGGACGATGTTAGCGACACTGTTATCACGCCTGCGGAGATTCGAATTGATACGTTTCGGGCCTCCGGGGCCGGTGGGCAGCACATCAATAAGACCGACTCCGCCGTGCGAGTCACGCATCTACCGACCGGTATTGTTGTGGAATGCCAGGACGATCGTTCGCAGCATAAGAACAAGGCGCAGGCACTTGCCGTATTGTCCGCACGGATAAAGGACAGGCAGTTACGTGAGCGAGCGGAAAAGACGGCAACAGAAAGACGGTTGTTGATTGGCAGCGGTGATCGATCAGAGCGTATTCGTACCTACAATTTTCCCCAAGGTCGAGTCTCGGATCATCGCATTAATCTCACCCTCTACAAAATTGGCCAAATCATGGATGGCGAGCTTGACGAGCTAATTGCAGCGCTCGGTACGGAATACCAAGCGGAACAACTTGCGGCATTGGGGGAGGATCAATGA
- the prmC gene encoding peptide chain release factor N(5)-glutamine methyltransferase, protein MSLFTLGARFAADARRLSTTIKIPKDDALREIRRLAAHALKLSSAQLAIREREAPGRFDLSPYGIVFDRRLRGEPLTYIMGECGFREHVFRVTPDVLIPRSETEELVDAALRIIDNENVTRILDLGTGSGCVAISLALERPFVAVTASEVLESALVVAKENAERLGATNVTFLLSDWYDSVDQDAFDMIVSNPPYIRESDTHLDALRYEPPVALIGGEDGLDALRKVVSLAPRHLRPGGALLVEHGFDQQEAVVSLFEAAGFSMLHVLRDLSGNPRMVAGKMGERAPVRPPQEKGTGQRLGLRRAAFKLREQKEHELVAWYRFRPKGVEI, encoded by the coding sequence ATGAGCTTATTTACGCTGGGCGCCAGGTTCGCGGCAGATGCTCGTCGACTTTCAACGACGATAAAGATACCCAAAGATGATGCACTGCGCGAGATTCGGCGACTTGCCGCACACGCACTGAAATTGTCCTCAGCTCAACTGGCCATTCGAGAGAGAGAAGCGCCTGGTCGATTCGACCTTTCGCCGTATGGGATCGTCTTTGATCGTCGACTTCGCGGGGAACCTCTAACGTACATAATGGGCGAATGCGGTTTCCGCGAGCATGTGTTTCGCGTGACGCCGGACGTCCTTATACCTCGGTCGGAAACAGAAGAGCTAGTTGATGCAGCATTGAGAATCATCGACAACGAAAACGTAACGCGGATACTTGATCTGGGTACTGGCAGTGGCTGCGTTGCGATTTCCCTGGCACTTGAACGCCCTTTTGTCGCAGTCACAGCGTCTGAGGTATTGGAGTCGGCACTTGTTGTAGCTAAGGAAAACGCCGAACGCCTAGGTGCCACAAACGTGACTTTTCTCTTGTCAGACTGGTATGACTCTGTCGACCAAGACGCATTCGACATGATTGTCTCCAATCCGCCGTACATTCGCGAATCTGACACGCACTTGGACGCGTTGAGGTATGAGCCACCAGTTGCCTTGATTGGCGGCGAAGATGGGCTTGACGCATTGCGGAAAGTTGTCTCGCTTGCGCCCAGGCACTTGCGTCCGGGAGGGGCTCTACTTGTCGAACATGGATTCGACCAACAAGAAGCCGTAGTGTCCTTGTTTGAGGCCGCGGGTTTTTCGATGCTTCACGTCTTGCGCGATCTGTCTGGAAACCCAAGGATGGTAGCGGGAAAGATGGGTGAAAGAGCACCTGTTCGCCCCCCGCAAGAGAAGGGCACCGGCCAACGTTTAGGGCTCAGACGCGCCGCCTTCAAGCTACGTGAACAGAAAGAGCATGAGTTGGTGGCGTGGTACCGATTCCGACCAAAAGGAGTGGAAATATGA
- the grxD gene encoding Grx4 family monothiol glutaredoxin — MNTHERIKQQIADNAIVLYMKGSPDAPMCGFSAAAVQILEACGAQEVATVNVLDDPEVRQGIKEFSNWPTIPQLYINGEFIGGADIMREMFANGELQKLIGKN, encoded by the coding sequence ATGAACACGCACGAACGCATCAAACAGCAAATCGCGGACAACGCAATCGTCCTCTACATGAAGGGTTCTCCTGATGCACCTATGTGCGGTTTCTCAGCAGCGGCAGTTCAAATTCTGGAGGCGTGTGGTGCACAAGAGGTTGCCACGGTAAACGTTCTGGACGACCCCGAAGTTCGGCAGGGGATCAAGGAGTTCTCAAATTGGCCTACGATTCCCCAGTTATATATCAATGGGGAATTTATCGGTGGCGCCGATATCATGAGAGAAATGTTCGCCAACGGTGAACTGCAGAAGCTCATAGGAAAGAACTGA